One Gemmatimonadaceae bacterium genomic window, TGGCGTGGGCACTGGGCTGGCCGGGGCGCGTGGTCATCGCGGCCGCAGCGGGCGGAGCGGCGGGCGCGATGGCCGACTCGGTCATCGGCGCCACGTTGCAGCAACGGCGGCGCTCGCCAGGCACCGGACGCCTCACGGAACGCCTGCGCGACGATGACGGTACGCCTACCGAGTGGGCCGGCGGTGTGCGCTGGCTGGACAACGACGGCGTGAACTTCGCCGCCACCTGCATCGGCGCCGGCATCGCATTCGAACTGCATCACCTCATGACCCGAGGCGCGGCGTGACGCGCGGCCCGCAGCACGCGCAGGCCATCGTGGTCGGCGCCGGTCCCGCCGGCGCGGCCGCGGCGTGGGCGCTGGCGTCGCAGGGAATCGACGTGCTGATGCTCGACAAGGCCACCTTCCCGCGCGACAAGCCGTGCGCCGAGTACCTCAGCCCGCAGGGATCACGGATCCTGGATGCGATGGGCGTGCTCGGCGAGGTGGAGGCGGCAGGCGCCGCCCAGCTCACCGGCATGCGCGTGCGCAGCCCCGATGGCGGCGTGATTCACGGCGAGTTCGCCGCGCAGCACGGCTTCACCGGCTTCCGTGACCGCGGCCTCGCGCTGCGACGGCGCCGCCTCGATCCCATCCTCCAGCAGGCCGCCATCCGCGCCGGCGCGCGGCTGATGGAGCATGCCTCGGTGGAGTCGCTGCTGACCGACGGCGGCACCGTGTCGGGTGTGCGCGTGCGCGTGGACGGCACCGTACGCGCGCTGAATGCGCCACTGGTGATCGGGGCCGACGGGTTGCGCAGCATCGTGGCGCGTCGCATGGGCCTGGAGGCGCGCCTGCCGTGGCCGCGCCGCGTGGCGTTCGTGGCGCACTGGCGGCAGGTGCGCGGCATCGGCGCACAGGGCGAGATGCACGTCGAGCGCGATGGCTACGTAGGCCTGGCCGACGTGGGCCACGGCGAGACGAACGTGGCGATCGTCGTCCCCCGCCGCCTCGCCCGCGAGGCCGCCGGTGACGCGGCCGGCTTCATGGCACGCTGGCTGGCGCGCCATCCGCAACTCGCGCCCCGCTTCGAGGGTGCCACGCGGACCGGCCCGGTGCAGGTGACCGGACCGTTCGCCTCGCACGCCAGGCGTGGTGCCGCCGCCGGAGTGGCGCTGGTGGGCGACGCGGTGGATTTCTTCGATCCCTTCACCGGCGAGGGGATCTATGCCGCGCTGCGCGGTGGTGAACTGCTCGGTGGGTACGCCGCCGACGCGGCCGCCGCGCCAACACCCGCTGCCGCGTTCCGCGCCCTGCAGGCGTACGATGCGGCGCGCACGGCGGAGTTCCGCCAGAAATGGGTCGTCGAGCGCGTGATCGGCGCCGCCGTGTCGTCGCCGATGCTCATGAACCATGCGGCGCGCGTGCTCGGCGCGCGCCGCGACCTCGCCGACCTGCTCGTCGGCGTCACCGGGGACTTCGTGCCGGCGCGGGCCGTGCTCAGCCCCGCATTCCTGCTGCACTTCCTCGACCCGCGACGCTGGCGCCTGCCGCGTCGCGCCACCTGACCTCATGCCGATCGACAAGGATCTCTACCGCGCCGTGCTGGGCCGGTTCGCCAGCGGCGTCACCATCGTCACCACCATCGACGCCGAGGGACGCGACCACGGCATGACCGTGAGTGCGTTCTCGTCGCTGTCGCTGGATCCGCCGCTGGTGCTGGTCTGCATCGACCACACCGCCTCGGTGTGGCCTGCCTTCCGCGATGCCCGCGTGCTCGCCGTGAACATCCTGTCGTCGTCACAGGAGGCGCTCTCACGCCGCTTCGCGAGCCGCGATGGGGACCGGTTCGAGGGCGTGGGCTTCACGCGCGGCAGCGACGGGGTGGTGCTGCTCGACGACACGCTCGCCGCCGTCGAGTGCACCGTGGTCGACTGCATCGCGCACGGCGACCACTCGATCCTGGTCGGCCGCGTGGATGCCGGCATGGCGCGCGACCTGCAGCCGCTGCTCTACTACCGCGGTGGGTATGCCTCACTCACCCGCTGACCGGCGCGCGTGGGCCTGCTGACGCCCGCCCGGCGCATGGGCCACGAGGTGCTCGACGAGCCCGGCGTATCACCCGACCTCGTGATGCGCTCGCATCGCGACATCACCCGCGCCAATGCGCTCTTCGGCGGCACGCGCGCCGTCGTCGCCCGTGTGCGCGCGATCGAGCACCGCCTCCCCGCCTCCCCGCTGGTGGTGGACGTCGGCGCCGGCAGCGGCGACATCCTCGACGCCGTCTGCGCCGTGCTCCGCGACGGGGGGCGCCGGCCGCGCCCGGTTGCCGTCGACACTGCGGTCGCGCTCGCGCCCGCCGTGCGGCAGCGCGGCAGTCACTTCATCTGCGGCTCGATCTTTGCGCTGCCGCTCGCGACGGCTGCCGCCGATCTCGTGATCGCGGCGCAGGTGATCCATCATTTCCCGCACCACGACGTACATTCCGTCCTTGCCGAGTTGAATCGCGTGGCACGCCACGCCGTGCTCGTCAGTGACCTGCGCCGGAGCTGGATCGCGGCGGCGGGACTCTGGGCCAGCAGCTTTCCGCTCGGGTTTCATCCGGTCAGCCGTCACGACGGGGTTGTCAGTGTGCTGCGAGGCTTCGCACCTGAGGAACTCCGGAGCGCGATTCGGCAGGCCACCGGTGCCACGGCCGACGTGCACACGCATCTCGGCTGGCGCGTGACCGCAGACTGGCACCCCGGACACGCCGCGTGACGTCGCGCGCGCCGGCCCCGCATCACATCCACGCACGCCCATGACCTCTCCCACGACGGACCGGCTCCGCTCGCCCTATCGCCTCGGCCCCATGCCGCTGCAGCGCCACATGATCATCGTGGACGAGCAGACCGTGCAGGCGCCGCGGGACGTGATCTTCGCCGTCGCGAAGGACGTGCTGGCCTGGCCGGACCACCTCCCGCACTACCGGTTCGTGACCTTCCGCCAGCGATCACGCGATGGCGGCGGCCTGGTGGAGATGAGCGCGAACCGGCCCTTCGGCGGACCACTCGACTGGCCCACCTGGTGGCTCTCCGAGATGAGCGTGGACGAGACGGTGCCGAACATCCGGTTCCGGCACGTCCAGGGCATCACGACCGGCATGGAGGTCGAGTGGCAGTTCGTGCGCCGCGACGATGCCGTCACGCATGTG contains:
- a CDS encoding FAD-dependent monooxygenase, translating into MTRGPQHAQAIVVGAGPAGAAAAWALASQGIDVLMLDKATFPRDKPCAEYLSPQGSRILDAMGVLGEVEAAGAAQLTGMRVRSPDGGVIHGEFAAQHGFTGFRDRGLALRRRRLDPILQQAAIRAGARLMEHASVESLLTDGGTVSGVRVRVDGTVRALNAPLVIGADGLRSIVARRMGLEARLPWPRRVAFVAHWRQVRGIGAQGEMHVERDGYVGLADVGHGETNVAIVVPRRLAREAAGDAAGFMARWLARHPQLAPRFEGATRTGPVQVTGPFASHARRGAAAGVALVGDAVDFFDPFTGEGIYAALRGGELLGGYAADAAAAPTPAAAFRALQAYDAARTAEFRQKWVVERVIGAAVSSPMLMNHAARVLGARRDLADLLVGVTGDFVPARAVLSPAFLLHFLDPRRWRLPRRAT
- a CDS encoding flavin reductase family protein: MPIDKDLYRAVLGRFASGVTIVTTIDAEGRDHGMTVSAFSSLSLDPPLVLVCIDHTASVWPAFRDARVLAVNILSSSQEALSRRFASRDGDRFEGVGFTRGSDGVVLLDDTLAAVECTVVDCIAHGDHSILVGRVDAGMARDLQPLLYYRGGYASLTR
- a CDS encoding methyltransferase domain-containing protein; the encoded protein is MGLLTPARRMGHEVLDEPGVSPDLVMRSHRDITRANALFGGTRAVVARVRAIEHRLPASPLVVDVGAGSGDILDAVCAVLRDGGRRPRPVAVDTAVALAPAVRQRGSHFICGSIFALPLATAAADLVIAAQVIHHFPHHDVHSVLAELNRVARHAVLVSDLRRSWIAAAGLWASSFPLGFHPVSRHDGVVSVLRGFAPEELRSAIRQATGATADVHTHLGWRVTADWHPGHAA
- a CDS encoding SRPBCC family protein, with the translated sequence MTSPTTDRLRSPYRLGPMPLQRHMIIVDEQTVQAPRDVIFAVAKDVLAWPDHLPHYRFVTFRQRSRDGGGLVEMSANRPFGGPLDWPTWWLSEMSVDETVPNIRFRHVQGITTGMEVEWQFVRRDDAVTHVRIVHAWDGPWWPLVGRVAAMAVIGPVFIHGIASRTLAGLARAAEQRT